In the genome of Dioscorea cayenensis subsp. rotundata cultivar TDr96_F1 chromosome 1, TDr96_F1_v2_PseudoChromosome.rev07_lg8_w22 25.fasta, whole genome shotgun sequence, one region contains:
- the LOC120270528 gene encoding protein METHYLENE BLUE SENSITIVITY 1 produces the protein MTGKAKPKKHTAKEIASKIDAATTNRGGGKAGQSDRSGQEKGGHSKLECPLCKITVPDVKSMQIHHEARHPKIPFDESKVVDLHAVRVVDSAKSRPGVRGSFKK, from the coding sequence ATGACAGGGAAGGCGAAGCCGAAGAAGCACACGGCGAAGGAAATCGCTTCGAAAATCGACGCGGCCACTACCAATCGCGGCGGCGGCAAGGCTGGGCAGTCGGATCGATCTGGACAAGAGAAGGGCGGGCACTCCAAGCTGGAGTGCCCTCTCTGCAAGATCACCGTGCCTGACGTCAAGTCGATGCAGATCCATCACGAAGCTCGCCATCCCAAGATCCCTTTCGATGAGTCCAAAGTCGTGGACCTCCATGCCGTCCGTGTTGTTGATTCAGCAAAGTCCCGGCCTGGCGTCCGCGGCAGCTTCAAGAAGTAG